The following coding sequences lie in one Chelonia mydas isolate rCheMyd1 chromosome 6, rCheMyd1.pri.v2, whole genome shotgun sequence genomic window:
- the LOC114022523 gene encoding zinc finger protein 271: MVDSPSLGVFRGRLAGYPRRHAVARPRAVGFVQRSLGFPEPNLAGIPRMEPGEEPRVPDLPGSEERETPRGAHPAGAGAASENEEENPQQEGPAEPERHATSWSPEQGDVGGAGRQGGNLPRESSAEREGDPWQLQDSSGRPEERLAICGQCGESFSQYKDLAEHQRSHREERPHQCPDCGKGFTCSSHLLQHQRTHTGERPFQCPDCGKGFGVSSHLVVHQRVHTGERPYKCPDCGKGFSQSSHLAKHQRTHTGERPYRCAACGKSFGDSSYLIQHQHAHTGERPGVGGGMGAEDRPHPCPQCGKSFGTKLALSRHQKVHSEERPYECAECGKSFKLSRLLIQHQRIHTGERPYRCPDCGQSFGRSSHLRSHQHIHTGEKPHPCPDCGKGFSHGFQLAQHRRVHTGERPYGCPACGRSFSHRSTLIKHQRTHTGERPYRCAQCGKSFNWSSAFIKHRRTHSEERPFRCSDCGKGFRESCTLIQHQKIHSEEKPYKCPDCCKSFSLSSYLARHQKMHTDRSVQPNPSGSLLTLPSQLRNYGPEERGGAGTFSGRGVAGTPQMSLLPPELGEPLTICSQCGKSYSLSTQFLRHQRTHVREKPFKCDECGKSFVDSSALLTHRRVHSGEQPYRCADCGRRFSRSSNLIRHQRTHRELRPHQCPDCGKNFAEASCFLQHRHSHAGERPYLCPDCGKSFRHRSALLAHRRTHLGERPYTCSDCGRSFHQSSQLSAHCRVHLGVRPFQCPDCGKSFLDSSSLIIHQRIHTGEKPYRCPECGRSFSRSSNLLRHQRIHAREQPFKCPQCGRSFRDGSGLAQHEGSHLKAKTYQCTQCGKGFSQSATLIRHQRIHTGERPYTCPECGKSFSQSSTLFRHRRIHTGERPYKCPQCGKSFIESSALIQHQRSHT, translated from the exons CCCCCGCATGGAGCCAGGGGAAGAGCCGAGGGTCCCGGATCTCCCGGGCTCCGAGGAAAGGGAGACCCCGAGAGGCGCCCACCCAG CAGGTGCCGGGGCAGCCAGCGAGAACGAGGAGGAGAATCCCCAGCAAGAAGGGCCTGCAGAACCTGAGCGACACGCGACGTCCTGGAGCCCCGAGCAGGGAGACGTCGGTGGGGCAGGACGGCAGGGAGGAAACCTCCCAAGGGAGAGCTCTGCTGAGCGGGAAGGAGATCCCTGGCAGCTCCAAGACTCCTCTGGGCGTCCGGAGGAGAGACTGGCCATATGTGGGCAGTGTGGGGAGAGCTTCTCTCAATACAAAGACCTCGCTGAGCACCAGAGATCCCATAGAGAGGAGAGGCCCCATCAATGCCCTGACTGCGGGAAGGGTtttacctgcagctcccacctcctccagcaccagcgcacccacacggGCGAGAGACCCTTCCAGTGCCCCGACTGCGGGAAGGGCTTTGGGGTCAGCTCCCACCTTGTTGTCCACCAGCGGGTCCACACCGGGGAGCGTCCCTACAAATGCCCCGACTGCGGGAagggcttcagccagagctcccacCTGGCCaagcaccagcgcacccacaccggggagcggccctacaGGTGTGCGGCCTGTGGGAAGAGCTTTGGGGACAGCTCCTACCTGATCCAGCACCAGCATGCCCACACCGGGGAACGCCCTGGTGTGGGCGGTGGGATGGGTGCAGAGGACAGGCCTCACCCGTGCCcccagtgcgggaagagctttgGCACCAAACTGGCCCTGAGCCGGCATCAGAAGGTGCACAGCGAGGAGCGGCCCTATGAGTGCGctgagtgcgggaagagcttcaaaCTGAGCCGGCTGCTTATCCAACACCAGCggatccacaccggggagcggccctaccgCTGCCCCGACTGCGGGCAGAGCTTCGGCCGCAGCTCCCACCTCCGCTCCCACCAGCACATCCACACCGGAGAgaaaccccacccctgccctgactgcGGGAAGGGCTTCAGCCACGGCTTCCAGCTGGCTCAGCACCGGCGCGTCCACACGGGGGAGCGGCCCTACGGGTGCCCTGCCTGCGGGCGCAGCTTCAGCCACCGCTCCACCCTCATCaagcaccagcgcacccacaccggggagcggccctaccgCTGCGCCCAGTGCGGCAAGAGCTTCAACTGGAGCTCCGCGTTCATCAAGCACCGCCGGACCCACTCGGAGGAGCGGCCCTTCCGCTGCTCGGACTGCGGGAAGGGCTTCCGCGAGAGCTGCACCCTCATCCAGCACCAGAAGATCCACTCGGAAGAGAAACCCTACAAATGCCCCGACTGCTGCAAGAGCTTCAGCCTCAGCTCCTACCTCGCCAGGCACCAGAAAATGCACACG GACAGGTCAGTTCAGCCAAACCCATCAGGATCCCTCCTGACCCTGCCCAGCCAACTCAGGAATTATGGTCCAGAGG AACGAGGAGGAGCTGGGACCTTCTCAGGAAGAGGTGTGGCAGGAACCCCCCAAATGTCCCTCTTGCCACCCGAGCTGGGGGAGCCGCTGACCATCTGCAGCCAGTGCGGGAAGAGCTACAGCCTGAGCACCCAGTTCCTGCGGCACCAGCGGACCCACGTCCGTGAAAAACCCTTCAAGTGCGAcgagtgtgggaagagcttcgTGGACAGCTCGGCCCTGCTCACACACCGGCGTGTCCACTCCGGGGAGCAGCCCTACCGCTGTGCCGACTGTGGCCGGCGCTTCAGCCGCAGCTCCAACCTGATCCGGCACCAGCGCACCCACCGAGAGCTGCGGCCCCACCAGTGCCCCGATTGCGGGAAGAACTTCGCCGAGgcctcctgcttcctgcagcaccgGCACTCCCATGCAGGCGAGCGCCCCTACCTCTGCCCTGACTGCGGGAAGAGCTTCCGCCACCGCTCCGCCCTCCTGGCCCACCGCCGCACCCACCTGGGGGAGCGGCCCTACACGTGCTCCGATTGCGGGAGGAGCTTCCACCAGAgctcccagctctctgcccaCTGCCGGGTTCACCTGGGCGTCAGGCCCTTCCAGTGCCCtgactgtgggaagagcttctTGGACAGTTCCTCGCTGATCATCCACCAGCGCATCCATactggagagaaaccctacaGATGCCCCGAGTGCGGGCGCAGCTTCAGCCGCAGCTCCAACCTCCTCCGGCATCAGCGCATCCATGCCAGGGAGCAGCCTTTCAAGTGCCCCCAGTGTGGGAGGAGCTTCCGGGATGGCTCAGGTCTGGCTCAGCACGAGGGGTCCCACCTGAAAGCCAAGACATACCAGTGCACCCAGTGTGGGAAGGGTTTCAGCCAGAGCGCCACCCTCATTAGGCATCAGAGGAttcacaccggggagcggccctacaCCTGCCctgagtgcgggaagagcttcagccagagctccacCCTCTTCCGACACCGGAGGATCCACACAGGCGAAAGGCCCTACAAGTGTCCccagtgtgggaaaagcttcatcgAGAGCTCGGCCCTGATCCAGCATCAGAGAAGTCACACGTGA